The following coding sequences are from one Venturia canescens isolate UGA chromosome 5, ASM1945775v1, whole genome shotgun sequence window:
- the LOC122411584 gene encoding ankyrin repeat domain-containing protein 39-like isoform X1 has translation MPYILVRGNLTSYSQNCPWRVLVSGLKVGFRSRVMEHSRMDCSGTGSGSCCERNTSESVPVRQTLSEMDFERGIWYAAQNNDCERVEKLLAKGISANAQDGAGYTALHYASRAGNLEICKKLVQYGADVNAATRSGIATSLHRSAMRGLDDVVQYLLKCGANPHLQDSDGYTPLHRAILASSLTVCRLLIPLSDLDISDNKSRNPRQLALEQGTVEIIELFQTFEKT, from the exons ATGCCATACATTCTGGTACGTGGTAACCTCACCTCCTACAGTCAAAACTGTCCCTGGAGAGTTCTTGTTTCTGGTTTAAAAG TCGGTTTCAGATCGCGAGTAATGGAGCACTCGAGAATGGATTGTAGCGGAACCGGAAGCGGCTCCTGCTGCGAGAGAAATACGAGCGAAAGCGTCCCGGTGCGTCAAACTTTGTCGGAGATGGATTTCGAACGAGGGATTTGGTACGCCG CACAGAACAACGATTGTGAGAGAGTCGAGAAACTTTTGGCAAAAGGTATTTCCGCGAATGCCCAAGACGGCGCTGGCTACACGGCTCTACATTACGCGTCACGCGctggaaatttggaaatatgcaaGAAATTGGTGCAATACGGGGCTGACGTGAACGCTGCAACGCGTTCCGGGATCGCAACGTCGCTCCATCGATCGGCGATGCGTGGCTTGGACGACGTCGTTCAATATCTTTTGAAATGTGGTGCCAATCCTCATTTGCAAGATTCCGATGGTTACACGCCGTTGCATCGCGCCATTTTGGCCAGTTCACTCACCGTTTGTCGCCTCTTGATTCCCCTTAGCGATCTCGATATTTCCGATAATAAATCTCGCAACCCTCGGCAACTAGCACTGGAGCAAGGGACCGTTGAAATAATTGAGTTGTTCCAGACATTTGAGAAAACGTGA
- the LOC122411584 gene encoding ankyrin repeat domain-containing protein 39-like isoform X2 — protein MEHSRMDCSGTGSGSCCERNTSESVPVRQTLSEMDFERGIWYAAQNNDCERVEKLLAKGISANAQDGAGYTALHYASRAGNLEICKKLVQYGADVNAATRSGIATSLHRSAMRGLDDVVQYLLKCGANPHLQDSDGYTPLHRAILASSLTVCRLLIPLSDLDISDNKSRNPRQLALEQGTVEIIELFQTFEKT, from the exons ATGGAGCACTCGAGAATGGATTGTAGCGGAACCGGAAGCGGCTCCTGCTGCGAGAGAAATACGAGCGAAAGCGTCCCGGTGCGTCAAACTTTGTCGGAGATGGATTTCGAACGAGGGATTTGGTACGCCG CACAGAACAACGATTGTGAGAGAGTCGAGAAACTTTTGGCAAAAGGTATTTCCGCGAATGCCCAAGACGGCGCTGGCTACACGGCTCTACATTACGCGTCACGCGctggaaatttggaaatatgcaaGAAATTGGTGCAATACGGGGCTGACGTGAACGCTGCAACGCGTTCCGGGATCGCAACGTCGCTCCATCGATCGGCGATGCGTGGCTTGGACGACGTCGTTCAATATCTTTTGAAATGTGGTGCCAATCCTCATTTGCAAGATTCCGATGGTTACACGCCGTTGCATCGCGCCATTTTGGCCAGTTCACTCACCGTTTGTCGCCTCTTGATTCCCCTTAGCGATCTCGATATTTCCGATAATAAATCTCGCAACCCTCGGCAACTAGCACTGGAGCAAGGGACCGTTGAAATAATTGAGTTGTTCCAGACATTTGAGAAAACGTGA
- the LOC122411581 gene encoding uncharacterized protein, whose protein sequence is MTKKPGPVWTYYNKKVDGTQTIAFCKYCNQSYIQNATRMEKHLVRCEKCPESVKETFSKHRKVSGNTRVRRSTSWIDQKAISNDMVNNEWDESYETGTVNFEITEDMDMALETEIPVQNVTENETSSNNVEWEPVSIKSSKSPSPSISESQERPSAPQERPSVSHPRKTTLTRRISQWPGFSARATGHSPLQSKILQEQLLERRIWRRVAELELRKKNLELERLQWEYERDKMQSELKISHEGRMMELREEREKQILEREMADG, encoded by the exons atGACGAAAAAACCAGGACCCGTTTGGACGTACTACAATAAAAAAGTCGATGGCACACAGACCATCGCGTTTTGCAAATACTGTAATCAGTCTTATATACAAAATGCGACAAGAATGGAAAAACATTTAGTAAGATGCGAAAAATGTCCAGAATCCGTGAAGGAAACTTTTTCCAAGCACAGAAAAGTTTCTGGCAATACCAGAGTCAGACGATCTACGTCGTGGATCGATCAAAAAGCCATATCCAATGATATGGTCAACAATGAATGGGACGAATCTTACGAGACTGGAACTGTCAATTTTGAAATAACTGAAGACATGGACATGGCCTTGGAAACTGAAATacctgttcaaaatgtcactGAGAATGAAACTTCCTCCAATAATGTTGAATGGGAACCTGTCAGTATAAAAAGTAGCAAATCTCCGTCCCCCAGTATTTCAG AATCTCAAGAACGTCCGAGTGCTCCGCAAGAGCGTCCGAGCGTTTCCCACCCCCGAAAGACGACCTTGACTAGAAGAATATCGCAGTGGCCAGGTTTTTCAGCAAGGGCAACAGGGCATTCGCCTCTCCAGAGCAAAATTCTGCAGGAACAGTTACTGGAACGAAGAATTTGGCGCAGAGTAGCCGAACTTGAAttgcggaaaaaaaatttagagcTCGAGAGATTGCAATGGGAATACGAAAGAGACAAGATGCAAAGTGAATTAAAAATCAGTCATGAAGGTCGGATGATGGAACTCCGAGAAGAACGCGAGAAACAAATCCTCGAGCGTGAAATGGCGGATGGTTAA
- the Rab5 gene encoding ras-related protein Rab-5B isoform X2, translating to MRLLFLHGKRVFTRSCNSRRRNILYVHQSCILHLVIMANRGTAQRPNGTQGKICQFKLVLLGESAVGKSSLVLRFVKGQFHEYQESTIGAAFLTQTVCLDDTTVKFEIWDTAGQERYHSLAPMYYRGAQAAIVVYDIQNQDTFVRATTWVKELQRQASPSIVIALAGNKADLANKRVVDFEEAQSYADANGLLFMETSAKTAMNVNDIFLAIAKKLPKNEQTGNAGTSGQGRRLVETEGQKTTAGNCCK from the exons atGCGTCTTCTCTTTCTTCATGGAAAGAGAGTATTCACGAGATCCTGCAACTCCAGGagaagaaatattttatacGTGCATCAATCCTGTATTCTCCATCTT GTCATCATGGCTAACCGGGGCACGGCCCAGAGGCCAAATGGTACACAAGGAAAAATATGTCAATTCAAATTGGTTTTACTTGGCGAATCGGCAGTAGGAAAATCCAGTTTAGTTCTGAGGTTTGTCAAGGGACAGTTTCACGAGTATCAGGAGAGTACAATAGGTG CTGCATTTCTAACACAAACTGTTTGTTTGGACGACACGACTGTGAAATTTGAGATTTGGGACACGGCAGGACAAGAACGTTACCACAGTCTTGCCCCCATGTATTATCGAGGAGCTCAGGCTGCTATTGTTGTTTATGATATACAGAACCAG GACACATTTGTACGCGCGACAACGTGGGTAAAAGAACTTCAGCGACAGGCAAGTCCGAGTATAGTGATAGCATTAGCGGGCAACAAGGCTGATCTCGCGAACAAACGAGTGGTCGATTTTGAAGAGGCCCAGAGTTATGCGGACGCGAATGGTCTCCTCTTCATGGAGACATCGGCAAAAACAGCCATGAACGTCAACGATATATTTCTAGCTATTG ctaAAAAACTCCCAAAGAACGAACAAACAGGAAACGCGGGTACGAGTGGTCAAGGACGTCGGCTAGTCGAGACGGAAGGTCAAAAAACTACGGCAGGAAATTGCTGCAAGTGA
- the Rab5 gene encoding ras-related protein Rab-5A isoform X1: MANRGTAQRPNGTQGKICQFKLVLLGESAVGKSSLVLRFVKGQFHEYQESTIGAAFLTQTVCLDDTTVKFEIWDTAGQERYHSLAPMYYRGAQAAIVVYDIQNQDTFVRATTWVKELQRQASPSIVIALAGNKADLANKRVVDFEEAQSYADANGLLFMETSAKTAMNVNDIFLAIAKKLPKNEQTGNAGTSGQGRRLVETEGQKTTAGNCCK, encoded by the exons ATGGCTAACCGGGGCACGGCCCAGAGGCCAAATGGTACACAAGGAAAAATATGTCAATTCAAATTGGTTTTACTTGGCGAATCGGCAGTAGGAAAATCCAGTTTAGTTCTGAGGTTTGTCAAGGGACAGTTTCACGAGTATCAGGAGAGTACAATAGGTG CTGCATTTCTAACACAAACTGTTTGTTTGGACGACACGACTGTGAAATTTGAGATTTGGGACACGGCAGGACAAGAACGTTACCACAGTCTTGCCCCCATGTATTATCGAGGAGCTCAGGCTGCTATTGTTGTTTATGATATACAGAACCAG GACACATTTGTACGCGCGACAACGTGGGTAAAAGAACTTCAGCGACAGGCAAGTCCGAGTATAGTGATAGCATTAGCGGGCAACAAGGCTGATCTCGCGAACAAACGAGTGGTCGATTTTGAAGAGGCCCAGAGTTATGCGGACGCGAATGGTCTCCTCTTCATGGAGACATCGGCAAAAACAGCCATGAACGTCAACGATATATTTCTAGCTATTG ctaAAAAACTCCCAAAGAACGAACAAACAGGAAACGCGGGTACGAGTGGTCAAGGACGTCGGCTAGTCGAGACGGAAGGTCAAAAAACTACGGCAGGAAATTGCTGCAAGTGA
- the LOC122410867 gene encoding LOW QUALITY PROTEIN: golgin subfamily B member 1-like (The sequence of the model RefSeq protein was modified relative to this genomic sequence to represent the inferred CDS: deleted 2 bases in 1 codon) has translation MSSDSDNAQGSARGNVMSEHIHEVDSHICTAINESTGNICGETEGLRILDQFRQIYEARIDKIERDEATGTAADFIPLKLSVMKEWIKDLGEQNVMLVRTVEELEQAACFRVKILEEKLRETAGIVSEKMSRLTKPSEDTVNSLSSRINELEREEEILQAKIEVLQSDIRGLLELIRRARCENCWSIEGIKFYGIVPEQIASPPVCPCSEELSENESIESLKRQLEVLSNNEKKARKYQAELEQKVSDLDNKLIVREESLKKYISMLESLRDNLKKRSTRNNQSFQGTRHSNNDLEFDIASIVEMVESAIATRREEDRGDHHAEVELAEKRNFNNKEVEELRLKLQEKSLEIERLSRRLSFLEKESLETREALTNEVAEKHDMGIALRAEVTALEEQCRRANMLMQFKEDIIKGMRRELKQHSSTKGPGSSGRKVRINADVVYCDQAADSETKTSSNRNESSLVSDLTKAKASWRRENEALHYLRSELEEVLEELHNKERQNYERDMASAQTKLKDIGTLLDNYKSDVIDRNDTKREGKQTDDKITIQKLTKSIANLSKVCAENSNGIVLLERALENSEKNEPVFSHEARVTREFNERWKWDVFDRQFNAMEEFRVCTVEAQAATENLREEMEIAVCNLQTRHQQYLGLSSVVKQMQNLLARTKENVSSVMSHLEQQEHDKMRYHEKIASGEMKLKDLKNEINKVRMEHSRDVVDLASQQKTVSSMTEPNSSRNVIDRVVDIVEQVASHLRVLQAQEQCGTTLLTELRGQLNTMERNLNDVQNETDRVLSDNEIAHKVFNEKIERLDKFEKELDYAHTKMQDTLESIVQSKQRMIDVGVCNLCSCTPSDTAMSGPETASRHEEYHKNSSKDVEQLKNALRSKEKLIEDKDEIIRIQKDSITMTHVELKDLHQKMQAKIDAQNIAIAQHVEEKKLLLEQSKLQSQTIGHLREAVVEAKKNLATKHQPSQKSVIDLSVSEVWNPITPTIFNSSDVHDVYMVRTCENFIPSIFLAYINSLLKVFQACDKDEVIRVLTLFLRETQTQYNDCFAEVSFHFNILFVPQTLFSTHFYQSIDSLIQTFRLKAAEQDTRLELHREAIESLQKTIIHKDLAYYSLLIKAQAFFRGRIGDIRLVRAKLDSLVKSKKCLEDKCRRIKRLWREADRELRKIKCIGICESHPQKSYCEKCSTCADGIELAENTEMESKVDFLMRENEDLKRQLKSRRLEADIFDEEVKNQLDEHNRSQELAKGSDNTENCPVNGQVDLELVLKKHLAYACALIEELQLARDRGSMKTDSTTLDQANLNCTSIKDELQRRNAELDKLIEEAREKQEELAMLQDMRKQFEKSEHLERMNECLKKELSELRKTTESACCVRDQGENYSNSLNTEDSKITTCNRNSNPEEREMYVIGELKEQLSSTRELTEDCLTELRVSKEMLSFLRERICSLKKLLKKKSDEMAKLQADHQMIKNDYSIMKTENSIFAEKARAEIREFREKLKALQSELHIVDENYQRVSEDFDKSQKLLIEAARREVELQRGITTMEQIFYTKLSCAEREGKRLSDLVDILRSDLESAREELTIREENLTEKCQDAYDQVEILEDQVALLDESKNSLTRQLQECRLENCKLIAENARLMENSCKCVKKLEDTHNALLELRGECKTKTQTLNSISAELNHVAASRSELCDESQRVVACIRAWIEEQRKLVENLSKKLKNEKNRISRYAFEKKALVATVKELSRVNGTLSEFSMRRKACQGHSPNRRYARSNGYQSSTSYSRSQKPVTSSSATVYTRPLKVRCHILFQAISLCVGNTRDEKNSTIIKRHRYPRLQKKIINFQRRCVCLTKTSRRTLLRGNSWWFPKLEHVSKELCRKNRRHEAKMNEGWLSDTSMDEARDFGYQSSASK, from the exons ATGTCCTCGGATAGTGATAATGCACAGGGCTCGGCGAGAGGTAATGTCATGTCAGAACATATCCACGAGGTAGACAGTCATATCTGTACAGCTATAAATGAAAGCACGGGAAATATTTGCGGGGAAACCGAGGGTCTCCGTATCCTTGACCAGTTTCGTCAAATTTACGAAGCAAGGATCGACAAAATCGAGCGAGATGAAGCTACCGGTACCGCCGCTGATTTTATACCC ttgaaactgaGCGTGATGAAAGAATGGATCAAAGATTTGGGCGAACAAAATGTTATGCTCGTCCGTACAGTTGAAGAACTGGAGCAAGCCGCTTGCTTCAGAGTCAAAATACTCGAAGAAAAACTCAGAGAAACTGCTGGAATTGTATCAGAAAAAATGTCTAGGCTTACCAAACCCAGCGAAGAT ACTGTAAACAGCTTATCATCGCGGATAAATGAAttggaaagagaggaagaaataCTGCAGGCGAAAATAGAAGTTCTCCAATCCGACATCAGAGGTTTGTTGGAGTTGATCAGGAGAGCGCGTTGCGAGAATTGTTGGTCCATCGAAGGGATAAAATTCTATGGAATAGTTCCAGAACAAATCGCATCACCACCAGT atGTCCCTGCTCAGAG GAGCTCAGCGAAAATGAGAGCATTGAATCGTTGAAACGTCAGCTGGAAGTTCTCAGCAATAATGAGAAGAAAGCTCGCAA ATATCAAGCCGAATTGGAGCAGAAAGTTTCCGACCTCGACAACAAATTGATAGTTCGAGAGGAATCTCTGAAAAAGTACATTTCTATGCTCGAATCGCTCAGGGACAATCTGAAAAAACGATCGACTCGAAATAATCAGAGTTTTCAGGGCACTCGTCACTCTAACAACGATCTCGAGTTTgac ATCGCCTCGATCGTGGAAATGGTTGAAAGTGCAATCGCCACGAGAAGAGAAGAAGATCGAGGGGACCACCACGCAGAAGTGGAGCTTGCCGAGAAGCGGAATTTTAACAACAAGGAAGTTGAAGAGCTGCGATTGAAACTCCAggaaaaatcattggaaatCGAGCGGTTATCGCGTCGCTTAAgctttttggaaaaa GAGTCTTTGGAAACTCGAGAGGCTTTGACGAACGAAGTGGCCGAGAAACACGATATGGGTATAGCGTTACGTGCCGAAGTAACAGCTTTGGAGGAACAGTGTCGTCGCGCGAACATGCTGATGCAATTCAAGGAAGATATTATCAAGGGCATGCGAAGGGAATTGAAGCAGCATTCAAGCACGAAG GGTCCAGGTTCTTCGGGACGAAAAGTCAGAATCAATGCTGATGTTGTTTATTGCGATCAAGCAGCTGATAGTGAAACCAAAACGTCGTCGAATCGCAACGAG tcaagCCTCGTTTCGGATCTGACGAAAGCCAAAGCTTCGTGGAGACGTGAAAATGAAGCTCTTCATTATTTGAGATCGGAGCTCGAAGAAGTTCTCGAGGAATTGCATAACAAGGAACGACAG aATTACGAACGTGATATGGCGAGCGCTCAAACGAAACTCAAAGACATTGGAACGCTCTTAGACAATTACAAAAGCGACGTTATCGATCGT AACGATACGAAGCGAGAAGGGAAGCAGACTGATGACAAAATTACTATACAAAAATTGACCAAGAGTATAGCAAATCTTTCGAAAGTTTGCGCAGAAAATAGTAACGGAATTGTTCTTCTCGAACGAGCTTTAGAG AATAGTGAAAAGAATGAACCAGTTTTCAGTCACGAGGCCCGAGTCACTCGAGAATTCAACGAGCGATGg AAATGGGACGTATTCGATCGGCAATTCAACGCGATGGAAGAATTTCGAGTGTGCACCGTTGAGGCTCAGGCAGCGACAGAAAACTTGAGAGAAGAGATGGAGATCGCTGTGTGCAATTTACAAACTCGGCATCAACAA tatCTCGGTCTGTCGAGCGTCGTGAAACAAATGCAAAATCTTCTAGCAAGGACAAAGGAGAATGTGTCTTCAGTGATGAGTCACTTGGAACAGCAG GAGCACGATAAAATGCgttaccatgaaaaaatagccTCGGGAGAGATGAAATTGAAGGAcctgaaaaacgagataaaCAAAGTTCGTATGGAGCATTCTCGAGACGTGGTTGATTTGGCGAGTCAGCAAAAAACCGTATCATCGATGACCGAGCCGAATTCATCGCGAAACGTGATTGACAGAGTCGTTGACATAGTCGAGCAGGTTGCTTCTCATCTACGTGTACTTCAAGCACAG GAACAATGCGGGACCACGTTGCTGACGGAACTGAGGGGTCAACTGAACACAATGGAACGAAACTTGAATGATGTTCAGAATGAAACGGACCGGGTG TTGTCGGACAATGAAATCGCGCATAAGGtcttcaacgaaaaaatcgagagaCTGGACAAATTCGAGAAGGAGTTGGATTACGCTCACACGAAAATGCAAGACACTTTAGAGAGCATTGTACAGTCGAAACAGAGAATG ATCGACGTTGGTGTTTGCAATCTCTGCTCATGTACGCCGAGCGACACTGCTATGTCGGGACCCGAGACAGCCTCGAGACACGAGGAATATcacaaaaattcatcgaaggATGTTGAACAACTGAAAAACGCTTTGAGGTCGAAGGAAAAATTG ATCGAGGACAAGGATGAAATTATCCGGATCCAAAAGGACTCGATCACAATGACGCATGTCGAGCTGAAGGACCtgcatcaaaaaatgcaaGCGAAg ATCGATGCGCAAAATATTGCGATAGCCCAGcacgtggaagaaaaaaaacttttattggAACAG AGCAAGCTCCAGAGTCAAACTATCGGTCACCTGCGCGAAGCCGTGGTCGAAGCCAAAAAGAATTTAGCTACGAAGCATCAACCGAGCCAAAAATCAGTCATCGATTTGTCCGTGAGTGAGGTGTGGAATCCAATAACACCCACGATATTCAATAGCAGCGACGTGCATGACGTTTA CATGGTACGTACTTGTGAGAATTTTATTCCCTCGATATTTCTAGCATACATAAATTCACTTTTGAAAGTCTTTCAGGCCTGTGACAAAGACGAAGTTATTCGTGTGTTGACTTTATTTCTGAGAGAAACTCAAACGCAGTACAACGATTGTTTCGCCGAGGTGAGTTTCCATTTCAACATTCTGTTCGTTCCTCAAACGCTTTTCTCAACTCACTTCTATCAAAGTATTGACTCACtaattcaaacttttcgttTAAAGGCAGCAGAACAAGATACACGTTTGGAACTCCACCGCGAGGCCATTGAAAGTTTACAAAAAACGATCATTCACAAAGATCTTGCTTATTATTCGTTATTGATTAAGGCTCAG GCATTTTTCCGTGGTCGTATCGGTGACATCAGACTCGTTAGAGCAAAG cTGGACAGTCTGGTGAAATCGAAGAAATGTTTAGAGGACAAGTGCCGAAGGATTAAACGTCTCTGGAGAGAAGCGGACAGagaattacgaaaaataaa gtgtATTGGGATATGCGAATCACATCCGCAGAAATCATATTGCGAAAAATGTTCCACGTGTGCAGATGGAATTGAATTAGCCGAAAATACGGAGATGGAATCCAAAGTTGATTTTCTGATGCGTGAAAACGAAGATTTGAAAAGACAATTAAAGAGTCGTCGTCTCGAAGCTGACATTTTCGACGaagaagtgaaaaatcaattggaTGAGCACAATCGATCACAGGAACTCGCTAAAGGATCGGACAACACGGAAAATTGTCCAGTCAATGGACAAGTTGACTTGGAGCTCGTTCTCAAAAAGCATCTCGCATACGCGTGTGCCTTGATCGAAGAATTACAATTGGCTCGAGACAGAGGATCGATGAAAACAGATTCAACGACTTTGGACCAAGCT AATTTGAATTGCACGTCGATCAAGGATGAACTTCAGCGACGAAATGCCGAGTTGGACAAATTGATCGAGGAAGCAAGAGAAAAGCAAGAGGAACTTGCAATGCTTCAGGACATGAGGAAACAGTTTGAA AAAAGCGAACATTTGGAACGAATGAATGAGTGCTTGAAAAAGGAACTATCAGAATTAAGAAAAACTACAGAAAGTGCATGCTGTGTAAGAGATCAAggagaaaattattcaaattcacTAAATACTGAG GACAGTAAAATAACAACCTGCAATAGAAATTCGAACCCTGAAGAAAGGGAAATGTATGTCATTGGGGAATTGAAGGAGCAATTGTCGTCAACGAGGGAACTGACCGAAGATTGCCTGACCGAATTGAGGGTCTCCAAAGAAATGTTATCTTTCCTGCGAGAGAGAATTTGTTcgctgaaaaaattattaaagaaaaaatcagaTGAAATGGCTAAACTGCAAGCAGATCATCAAATGATTAAG AACGATTACTCGATTATGAAGACTGAGAATAGTATATTCGCGGAAAAGGCGCGAGCAGAAATTCGCGAATTTCGAGAAAAg TTAAAAGCACTCCAGTCGGAATTGCATATCGTTGACGAGAATTATCAGAGGGTGAGCGAGGACTTTGACAAAAGTCAAAAGCTTTTGATTGAGGCTGCAAGACGAGAGGTTGAATTGCAACGTGGAATAACAACGATG GAACAAATCTTTTATACGAAATTATCGTGTgccgagagagaaggaaaacgTTTGAGCGATTTGGTGGACATTCTCAGGAGCGATTTGGAAAGTGCACGAGAAGAATTGACCATTAGAGAGGAAAATTTGACCGAGAAGTGTCAAGATGCCTACGACCAAGTGGAAATTCTTGAAGATCAAGTTGCACTGTTGGATGAATCGAAGAATTCGTTAACTCGACAACTACAGGAGTGTAGACTCGAAAATTGCAAGCTCATAGCCGAGAATGCACGTTTAATGGAAAATAGCTGTAAATGCGTGAAAAAG CTCGAGGACACTCACAACGCATTGCTCGAGTTGAGAGGCGAGTGCAAAACGAAAACGCAAACATTGAACTCGATCTCGGCTGAATTGAACCACGTGGCTGCTAGCAGATCCGAGCTTTGCGACGAATCGCAACGCGTTGTCGCTTGTATACGTGCTTGGATTGAGGAGCAGAGGAAGCtcgttgaaaatctttcgaaaaagttgaaaaacgagaaaaatcgtATCTCCCGATACGCCTTCGAAAAAAA AGCTTTGGTGGCGACAGTGAAGGAATTGAGTCGAGTGAACGGAACGTTGAGCGAATTTTCGATGAGACGGAAAGCGTGCCAGGGGCACAGTCCGAATCGTCGTTACGCTAGATCTAACGGTTATCAATCATCGACATCGTACAGCAGATCACAAAAGCCAGTGACGAGCTCGAGCGCGACAGTGTACACGCGTCCGTTGAAGGTTCGATgccatattttatttcaggcTATCTCTCTCT GCGTAGGCAAtacgagagacgaaaaaaatagtacgaTAATAAAGCGACATCGTTATCCGAGGctacaaaagaaaataataaattttcagaGACGCTGCGTTTGCCTGACTAAAACATCGCGGCGTACTCTGCTGCGTGGAAATTCTTGGTGGTTCCCAAAATTGGAGCACGTGAGCAAAGAATTGTGTAGAAAAAATCGTCGCCACGAAGCCAAAATGAACGAGGGATGGCTCAGTGACACGAGCATGGACGAGGCTCGTGATTTCGGATATCAGTCTTCGGCGAGCAAATAA